From the Cyclopterus lumpus isolate fCycLum1 chromosome 25, fCycLum1.pri, whole genome shotgun sequence genome, the window GTCAACAGACCATCGTGCACCGAATGTGGAACCGGTGATGCAGCCgtctgtgatgtcatcacaaAGCGCCGGGGACGTTTGTAGTTCCACTGACTGACATGCGGCGCAGAGGAGTGCCAAAAGCTGGACTTGATGCATTGTTCTTACGActactttatcttttttttttttcttttttttttattaaacaagcACCCTTGTAAATATTTTTCTgtattacaaaagaaaaaggaaaaaaaagaaagaagtttgTATAGTTTTACTGAAAGGGCacgttttgtaaaaaaaaaagaagaaaaaataattcaTGACTGATGCCACAAAAcctggaatgttttttttgtttgtttttaagatcAAAGTGTACGTATGaacagtagtttttttttttttttttttcttttcaaatcatACCTGTGCACTACTCATTATGAGCAGTCTTTGATAGCACTTGTGTATATCCCCGTGGTAGTGATAGATATGTACatactgggacacacacacacacacgaccgaTCACGTAGAGGAGCGTCTGTTTGATCGCACCATGCTGcctttttctgacattttgccGTCGGTCTCAGAACTGGTGCAGTACAGACTGGTGACCATGATTTCAGCTTAATCACGTCTTTGTTTGAATCTACTTAAAATATTCTTTATGGAAACTtgccaccatttttttttggaGGCTGTTTCACGCATGATAAAagaactgaacacacacacacacccctccggTCTTTCTGGATTTAGTTGATTTCCATTCAGTCGCTTTCGAAACACCTGAAATGTCGGTTTATGAATCTCGTGCGCCAGGTTTTtctggaaaaaaatgaaatttgtAATATCGCAACAGCCAAAAGCTGTCATGAACTTCTTGCATGCGCTTCAACAATTTAAACGACTCATtctcagaaatgtttttaaaggcaTGTGTGATTCATGGGTCTGGTTGCAAGCGCTTGCAGTATTTGTGGCGCAaggaaaaaagtaatttaacTGGTTTGAACAGCGGCTGCTGGCTGAATGTCTGCTTTAGGTTCAGATGAGTATCTGGGATACTGTACATTTGGTTGGCTAGaatgaggaaggggggggggggggccgcttgcatttttcattttctactTTTAAGTCTGCTGTAACTCAATAAATACACAACCAACTATACACCGCCTCGGTATTCCAGTGTGTACCATGGCCATCAAAACATCTGGGCTTGGACCGATTACTTCAGGACAAAGTTATTTGTGCATGTTAAGTTGAACAGGTGAGGACTCTGCTCATCAGGTCACCTTAGCGTTCTACAACCGTATACCTGGGTTTGGTTGAACTTGGCAGGTGTTTTgactacaatacacacacacacacacactacagtatttatatttagGACGTGTACCAAACAAGAAAAGCCTTTTCACCATTTATAGAACAAGTGATTCATGACCAACAAAAACAGAATTGGCAGTTAATTGATGTGTAAAATAATAGTTGAGCCCTAAttgtacacactgtacagtCACTGGGATTCTCAACCAGCCGCGGATGGAACCATAATTACACACTGACTCGCTTTTCAACTGTTGTATTTACAAAAATAGCAAAAATCCCATCTTCACCTTTTTATTGTGGTCAAGATCAGATCTCAAAGACAGAAGATCAGGTCTGTGCCACAGAAGCTGAACAACATTTTACACCCATGTAAAAATCTGACCTGGAGACAGAGCTCTAAATAGCGTTGCCCATGTTCAGCTGAGAGCACCCTCCCAATCTGTTAATTACAATGTAATCTGATATGGCatcacagaggggggggggggggggggggagaagagaacACGAGTCAATGTTAACAGTGAGCTAGTGTGCAGCTGCAACGTCTTGACAGTCCAGTGGAAGGGTGTCGAGAAAAATGGGGGGGGAATAAGAGAATGGGAAGCTTaagtatctttaaaaaaaataataatatttatttcttcAGATTGACACCCGCAGCAGTAATAGAGCTGGTTGGTTACTGGAGCCGATGGCCAGAGTCCTGCTGGGCGGCGCTTTCTGGGTTAAAATGCGTGCGTCCTCCTTGGAGCCTTTAAAACATTAGttgtgaattacatttttaaagtagGAGGCAAGAATTTTAACCCAAAACATCAGCGCCATTTGTTATTGGGAGCAAAAAGAGGGCTGCGGCTGGGGGGTCTGGGGggagctctctctcttctctttgctcATTCACCCCCCAGGCGGAAGCCTTCGCCCCAGGTGTgacgtcctcctcttcctcctcccccaccaccaccccccccctgCTCCTGGGCAGCTGGTCTGGTGGGGGGGACTCCAAAGCCTGACACGCCTCCCCTCCTGTTGGGGAAGAACCGAtatctagagagagagagatgtgcaaatggtgaggggggggggggcattcaaATGTGGCCTTTAAAACTGATGACATTGGATTTGACAATTTAAACGTCTGTTTTTTAGGTCGTCTGCAGCGGTTCGTCCAACTTGAGGCTCTCGTCATGCGTCACCGTGCACGGGTGACTAAACACATTTCCTGTTCTCTCATCCAGGTCTacgcaaatatatatatatttttttaaatacttgcaAACTACCGTTTCTTTGTTTAAGTGAACAGATGGTTTCAAGAGGAACAGGAAGCTTGGCACAGCCAATGGACAGTGACAACAGTTTTGGGTCGTAATCTTAACTTTAGTGTAACTTACAAGAACTCTGGTGTGGAGAGGAAGGTGCGTCCTCCCAGGTCCATGGGGTACTTGAACATGAGGAAGAAGTAGAGGTGACCCACCAGGTTCCCCGTTAGTTCATTCACAAACCTGCACAATAAGAGAAGGATTAAATCAAACCTACTGACAGAATATAGAAGACGCTTccttattaatataaaacacattgaagTTACATTTATAGTGCATTTGACTTTAAACTATTCAACGCCATCTTTGATTCAACCAATTAAAAGAAAGTAAGTTACTCACGAGCCTCCGATGATGAAGTTGAAAACCAGAATGACCCAAGGTAGATAATGTGCCTAGGACAGAATAATAGGAAATATTATTGATATGAACATTGGAATTACATAAGATAATGTGGTCAATAACATTCAAAACAGGCTATTTTATGTGCTCCGATATTACTGTGATCTCGGTACCTTGAATCGCGTCCCGAACCAGAAGGACACGACCGTGTCTTTGTTGAACTGAGCCCAGATGTAGAGCACCGACATGATCAGAGGGATCATCAGCAGctgaggaacaacaacaacaagtgaaTGTGCGACACAgcacgatatatatatatatatatatatatatatatatatatatatatatatatatatatatatatatatatagttttgaaGAGCTGGATTTCAGTCTTCATTTTGTGACGAGGTGAAACATAAATTTacctaaatgtaaaaaaatattctacGAGTCAGCCTTGTTTGAGTGGCGATGCTGCATTAAGAAACACTCCTACGATCTCGAGTGATAATTGCAAACAATTTCTCTATATAATACAGCAGGgatgtgcatgtttttatgagataataat encodes:
- the derl1 gene encoding derlin-1 encodes the protein MSDVGDWFRSIPLITRSWFAASIAVPLIGKLGLIDFRNLMLFPELVLTRFHLWRPVTATLFFPITPNTGFLYLVNLYFLYHYSSRLETGAFDGRPADYIFMLFFNWICIVITGLLMNMRLLMIPLIMSVLYIWAQFNKDTVVSFWFGTRFKAHYLPWVILVFNFIIGGSFVNELTGNLVGHLYFFLMFKYPMDLGGRTFLSTPEFLYRFFPNRRGGVSGFGVPPTRPAAQEQGGGGGGGGGRGGRHTWGEGFRLGGE